The genomic DNA GATATTTTATAAGGCAACCGATCAAGTGGCTTGGGAACTACCCATAACGCGAACAGAACAAGACTCTCTACTATCCGTGTCTTCCGTCGCGACTGCCTTCATTAGTGcatttttctgtttttctGGATGGGATACGGTTCATACAGTCACATCAGAAATTAAGAATCCGGTTAAAACATTGAAAGTGTCGGGCCCATTATCACTGGTAATTTGTTTCGTATGTTACACGATGATGAACGTTGCATATTTGAAAGTGTTGACCTATGAGGAAATTGTTAATGCAGGTCCTCTTGTTGGTTCGGTGCTATTTACCAAACTTTTTGGACCACAAATTGGTGGGAAAttcatttccttttccattgCGATCTCGGCAGCTTCCAATATTTTAGTCGTCATCTATAGTGTATCGAGGGTAAACCaggaaattttcaaagaaggtTACTTACCATTCAGTATACATATGTCCAAAAACTGGCCATTCGATGCACCTTTGCCATCCATTTCTCTATGTGGCTTTATAACCATCGCATGGATACTAATTTTGCCCAAAGAGGGCGAATCCTTCAACTATCTCGTATCAATGGATGGTTATGGTAACCAGTTCTTTTTACTACTAGTCGGAGTCGGGCTATTTGTTTGGAGGTCCAAACATAAACATGAAACGCCCCAGATTCGTGCGCCCACTTTTGGTGTCTTGGCGATTATCGCATTATCGTTATACATGCTGGTGGCCCCATTTTTGGCAGACGCCAGCTTGAACAGAGTTGGTTTCTTACCACCTTACCAAATCATGTCATTGCTAGTGATATTTGcatgctttcttttttggttcaTCAAGTTTTTTGTACTACCCAAACTTTACCATTACAAACTTTTGCCCAAAATTACTTATCTGCACGACGGGCTCGTTGTAACAAAATGGGTTAAAAAGCCATATttatattgattttttatttacataCACACTTATAGACTGCTATAGCACATTTAATAATATTCATCATTGCTCTTTAATGAGAACTATCATTATCGACTACTGCGTAGATCTCTCACGTGACTGGTTGGCTAGTTGCTTCAAAAGCTCCAGGTCTCCACTATCCCGACACATACTATAAAATATGCTTTGCTCGTTTTTCAACAGGTTAGAGGGATGGTCGTATTCTTTTACTTCACCTGCATCCATGACAAGTACCTTGTCGTAATCAATAACTGATCTCAGTCGATGCGCAATTGTTAATATTGTGCTCTTATGGAACTCGTTCCTTATAATGCCCTGGATCAAATTGTCAGATTCGTAATCAACGGAGGAAGTAGCTTCATCCAGTAATATGATTTTGGGCTCACGCAACAATGATCTTGCAATGAAAAGCAATTGTCTTTCGCCTTGAGAAATGTTTTGACCTCCCTCAGTAATTTCGGTTTGGAGATTGATAAACTTATTACGAACGGTAATAGAATTCTCCCCCATGTTCTGTGCTGCTTCAATATCACCTGCAGAAATCAAATTGACTTGGGccaaaactttgaaaatcttcttgttaTCGTACTCATCATATGGATCAACATTACTTTTTATAGTACCTGTGAACAAAACAGGATCCTGAGGGATGATAGTAATGGCACGACGTAAAGTAACTAGATCGATTTGACTGATATCACACCCATCTATTTTGATATGCCCAGTTTCTGGTTCCAGTAATCTAAATAATGCCGTGATTATGGTAGATTTACCAGCGCCTGTTCTTCCCACAATCCCAACCTTACTTTGAGGTTCCACTGTAAAACTAACGTTTTTTATTACGGGTGGTAGATTTAATGCATAGCGCAATGATAGGTTTTTAACTTCGATCTGACCATGTTCAGGCCACGAAGACTGCTGGAGCTCCTGTATATGGTCTTTATTATAGTCAAAATAGTTCTCTTGCTCGATACTAGAATACTCTTTTAATCTTTCCACAGAATTCATGTTCATTTCAAACGCAGAATATAATCGAACCAACCATAAAGCTCCATCGGTAAACAAAATGGCGTATGTCAAGGAAATACCAGCAAGACCCGAGtcaatattattaatattaatcaaaatgaaagatcCAGATGCCAAAACAATAAACGCACCGATAATATCGACTCTAAAGGCAAACCATTTGACAGCCACTGATAGGTAAAAGAAGGCTCTATTGTTTTGATCTATTTTATCCAAGTTCTCCAAGATAAATCTCTTCTCATCTCCAAAGGCTCGTATTGTGCAAACACCTACCAAAGTCTCTGAGAAATGTTGGAAAATGGGAgattttgttattgaatCGATTCTTTTTAATTCCCTGCTAGCTGTTAAATACCACATTCCGATGAAGTAATATAAGATGAACACAACAACGGCGACTATTAAGAAGCGGGGGGTGATTATGGTGATGAGGAAAATTATTGACGTACATTGGATTAAGCAAAACATTGTCACTTCTAGGTAAGGGGTTAATTCTTGATCTACGCCTTCGATGTCCTTAGCAAAACGATTCATGATTCGGCCGATCGGTGTTACGTCAAAAAACCTTATTTTGGCATGTAAAACTAAATCTAGCATATCATCAAATATCTTCCGGGAGGCTTGGATAccagcaaaaaaagttgcAAAGGTTTTGGTGCCACCTAGCAGTGCCTGAATAAAACCGATTCCGAAATACATACCCAAGTAGTAAAGCACTGTGTGTTTACTTTTTGGGGGATCAATTCTATCCACAACTGtccttttcaatggcaGTCCATTCATCGAAAAACCGGAAGTTTCTATATGGGGTTTGGAATCGTTCACCCAGTATCGTATCCACCAGGACTGACTAATAAATAGTACTTGAGTAATAACATAAAGAGTGAGCAAGGCGGTTAAAGCTTTCCAACctccaaaatatttcagATACCATTTGTAAACATCTAGACTTATGGCGCcgtttgatttttgttcatcTTTTACTAATTGTCCTTTTTGAATCAGATCCCCTCCAAATTCTGTGTCCTCCGTATCTGCTTTAGTTTTTTGTGAAGTGCTTTCCTGAAGATCACTTGTTTCATTGCCGCTTGTTTCGGCCCTATTGCCCTTATAAGGCATCtgagcaatttcttctttgaatatgccctctttttcaagttgCTTGATAGCGCCTTGATTCTTCACTTTcccattttccaaaataacTGCAAAATGTGCTTTTCTGATGGTTAATGAAACGTTGTGGGTGACCAAAATACATGTCCTCTTTTCCATCATTGGTCCTGTAATACAATTTTCGTAGATCCATACGGCGGTGTGTGAATCTACAGCACTCAAACAATCATCTAACAACAAATGTTTGGCATTCGAATAAACGGCTCTTGCTAAAGAAattctttgcttttgccCTCCTGATAACGTTATACCTTTTTCACCAATTTCCGTTGAGTCACCAGCTGGTAAAATTTCCAAGTCTCGTTTCAGTCCGCAGGCATCAATCACCTTTCTGTACCTAACATCATCATAGGCACCGTTGAAGAttatattgttttttacTGTGCCATTTAGTAACCATGCATTTTGAGAACAGTATGCAAAGGAATTGGTTAGTCCATTATGATCAGGTATCAAATCGTGCCTTGGTTCTAAACCTGGCACGGTGATAGACCCACTGATTAAGTGTAATTCACCCAATAAGCCCATCAATAGTGCACTTTTACCGGAACCTGTTGAacccaaaatcaaattcaGTTTGCCAATTTGAAATGTGATATTTAAATCGCACAATCTAAATATTGTACTTTCTGTGTCATTTTCATTCCATGTTAAAGTAGCGTTTTTAAATTCAATCTTGTTTTCGTCTGGAGATACAGTTAACTGGTTATACTTTTCCGTATCGTCCTCATTTATGAACTTGACTATTCTGTCTAGAGACACTTTTGATTGATTCATAAAACTTAGCATATTTGACAATTGATCCAAGGGCGTCTTTAATAAAGTGAAAAGTGAAAGAGTAGTAAACGCAAGAGGGGCATTTAATTCCTGGTGTTGAACAAATATATAGATGGCAAAAGTAACACCTGTGACTAAGGTTGGTGTCACAAACCAAAGGAATGAACTTAGTGCCCACACCATAGACTTTTGGAGTAAAAATCTTAACTCGTTTTGTCTTATTAGCTTAATGTCCTTTGAGATGTTATTTTCCCATGCAAAATATTTCACGATTCGTATGTTCTGTAAGCACTCGTTTAACTTGGCGATTCTTTTATCGGTACATTGTAGTGCcgatttttgaaacttaCCTATTAACTCAGCTAACCTGAAGTTTAACGGAAACATCATCAAGATAATTGAGATACCTGCAAAGGCAGAAATGCccaaaaacttgaaaagcAATCCTACCACAATTAGGACCATAATTATGGCTTGCACTGTCATAAAGAAGTAGGTTGAAATTTCAGACACTTTGAAAGAGTCGAtggaaatcaaatttattATAGTACCGAGGTTCGCAGAGACGCTAGTTGTATCATCATTGTTTTTGGGAGCTGTAAATAGTTTTCTACGCAGAGCTTTCGAATATATTTCTCCTATAAGAATGGTCCTAATTTTCAAGCAAATCTTATCAGCAATGAATTGCGCTTGTGAATTACAAATTGCTATTGTTAATCTACAGATGAACATAGCAAAGATATAAAGCCACGCCAAATTCATAGATGATACAGATTCGCCTGGGTCATCTACAATTTCcaggaattttttcattagaaTGGTTGGGAAAAGATTAACGATACTATTAACTGCAATCCATACCAATTCAACGATTAAATTACATCTAAAGAACTTGAATAATGATACAGTTAAGCCATTTTTGGTTGACATATCATTCCCTTTCGCgaatcttttcaaaatgaaaacggAATATTCTTCCATTGACAAGCCCCAGATATCCTTTAGTTTGATGGTATATTTCTGAGCGTGCCATATAAAGTCAGTAATCCAACTCCAGGTGATGAGGCTCAAAATAGAAGATGTGTGTTCTTTGGAAGGAAGTATAGAATTATCTCTGGTGTATATCATGAGCTGATTGTCTTTGAATGGTGAGGTAAGCATTATTAGCTGTAAAATCGAAATAATtgtaaattgaaaaacgtAGAAAATGCGTGTAGGTGTATCGTTGATATGGCCAATATACATGGAACGTAATGGAAACCAAGTGGATATCCAAATAACTGTGTAGGCAGCGAAGCAGGTGTTCCAGTGGTTTTCTGTTGGCCTATAGAGTCTTCTGAGAGTTAGAGAAAGTAGTAATAACCACAGCAAAAGTAAAATGGATATATCTCTATTAATTAATTCTGTATTAACGTTTGTTACTCTTAAAACGGAAAGGCCGATTACTTGTAAAAATACCAATACGATCTCGAACAACTTTCTGAAATGGTCCGCAGTGGTGGGATTCTTAAATGTTAGTCCACCGTGGTTCTTAGTGTCGATTTTCTTTACATCTATATCCGTTATATCGAAATGTCTTTGTTTCAATATTTCTCCATTATCCTTCCTATCAACGTAAAGAACCGGGGCATAATGACTTTGCAGGAGTCtctcatcttcttcttctcctaCTTCTTGTTGCTGAGAGCCATACAAATATTCATTAACTAGACCAGGCTCAGGAAGTTTCTTATTGCGAGACGTGATACACCGGTAGATTTCATAAACGGCAATGGATATTATAATTGCCCATGGCAAgtaaaaattcaataacTGAGCTCTTCCAAATCGAGTAAAGTCATCAATGTCCCAAAATGGGTCATTACTTCGGATAATTGCAGAATCCCAAACCATTCTTCGAGGAGATAAATTTCATTGGACGGACAACATGGTTCTAAGAAGAGGTGAGAACGGATGGTCTCGCCTCTACCTTAtataaatagaaaatatgtCTTTTTTACTTGTTTTACCACGAGAAGAGCACTTATTgcttctgaaaaattgcaCCCTTTTCGGAACAACAATAAGCAAATCTTGTCATCACCGTAATGACATTATATTACATAAGAGAATGATGTCATGGAAAGAAAGTGAAATAGgaataatattaaaaataaaacaatggTGTCTTATTTCTACGTATCATATATAGGTATACACgcatatataaatatacatatttcttttgcaGGAaagatgaacaaaaaaatacaaaactCTAGCAAAGACTCAAGTTGAAAATTGGGGATGGAGGATAAAACTTAATCattcttgattttcttcaggTCCAGATTCTTGctcaacttcttcttcttcattttctggtCTGACAACGGCAACGTCAACAGTCAATTCCCTGTCATCGAAAACCTTACCCTTGAACTCTTCAGCCTTAGCTTCGATATCGATGTTGTCACCTTCGAAAGTGACAAAGGCCATACCTCTATTGGCAGAATCGGAAGTGAAGATTCTACCGGTATGTTGATCTCTCATTTTTCTCATTGGTAAAGAGATGGAGTCGGCGTTAGCACCGAAGAATTCggcaacttcttctttggtggCCTTGAATGGAACGTTATTGACGTATAAGGTATCCTTTGATCTTTCCATTTGGTCTAACGGAatcttttcccttttttggCCATTAAAACCACCCCTGGCACCACCTCTACCCCTGAAGTTACCTCTACCTCTGGCACCGCCTCTGAAGGCACCTCTGAAACCGCCTCTGAAACCAGCTCTGCCTCTGAAGGCGCCTCTACCTCCTCTGAAACCACCTCTTTGCATTTGGCCGGGGGTTCTAGCTCTTTTGATATGAATCTCTCTGTCCTTAACCACGTTGGTGTCGTACTTGCTCTTGACATCGTCGAAATCAATCTTGGATGGGAACTTGACGAGAGCGTGTTTACTAGCTGGGATATGGCCGTCGGTGTGCTCCTTCACTGGGATCTCTACGCTGACTTCAACCCCGAATTCCTCCACAAACAATTGCTTGAGGTCGTCTTCGGTACATTCGTGTGCAACGTTACCAATAAAGATTGTGTCTTCAGGATCAATTACTGTCTTGTGGGTTGGGACCTTTGGCTGTTGTTCAGAGTCGTTGATGCTCAAGTTGTTTACGGCATTAGtagcttcttcaatttcagtggacatattttcttcgtttgggggattttcttctttcttttggagGGTACTTCTTCTCTCTATATAGTGATAACTCAGTGACTTTCtttagatttggaaaaggataTATTTGAGTACAATTGCGTATCTTTGAGTACACAACTTACGGCATCCAGGGTGGCtaaattagaaaatttttattctgGTTTCGACTACTTTTGCCCCTTCCCTTTGGCGACGCGTCACCTGGGACGGAAATCCGAAGATAATAAAGGAGGAATTTAAACCAGATCGAAGGTATTTGCAGTGGAAGAGGCCTTCAAGGCGCTACTCTGCAATGCTGCAAGTGCTGTAATTGGCTGCATGATGTGTATTATAGTTTGGTTgatagaaaaagatgatttCGTGCGTCACATTACTCGCAAGAGTCTGTAATACTTTGCATTTTGATGTTACTACCGCACAGATCTCCGATTCACCAATAGCCCGATTGTCGGCATTGTGTACTTGAGATCTCTATGTAGTGCCCAAATTGCCTTGAATTTAACATAAATAAGGTTTCTTATATAGTGTTTGCTAGCGGAACTTACGGTCCACCACATAATGTTGAGGTTGGTTTTCACAATAATGTGTCCAGTCGAATGAACCGTGCCTTGGTGTCTTCATAATTGTAATGGTCGTCTGCTGACAACGTGCCCAATGGCATTACTTTTATTCTCGACTCGGCCAGTAACGGTCTGCTACCACAACTCCAGCCTAAAACATAAATGAAGATGTGTATCGACGCATCAATTGTGCTTAAGCTTCAAGGTTGGCGCGACAGAAAATACAAACAGGATGGATCTTAATCCGCTCCGGACGACTTTCCGTACTGCCAACGATTATTTACAATGGTGACTACTTCTGTAACTTTGTCTCAAAGCCACGGTTTTCGCTCACTTCAATGGAATAATCATATCGCTTTTGGAGAGATTAATAAAATGACCTTTTTGACCTGGATAGCAAAACTGTTGGGTGCGATCAACATAACCTGGGGTTTTCCCAAGCTACTATGGCACgcaaaagaaattgctgTATTCAAAATAAAGTCGATATGATTTTCCTATAATGAGGTACTTCCCATGACCCAAGTATCAAAGCTTCAACAAAGTAACCACCTTAAAAGGTTATTTAAGGTCATTATTATATTAAAACGTTTGAAAATTAATAACTGTATtattaaaaattaaattCTTTATGCAAAGAGTTGCTCATTGTTTGGTTTAAGCGGAACTGGAAGTCTTAGTTTTCTTGTCCATCTTGGCTTGGGCCTTGTTACCAAGGACACCACCACCCCAGTGCTTCTTGACTTCGTCGTATTTGTCAGCGAAGTTAGCGTCGATGGTGGAGACCAACTTGGCCAAAGCAGCTTCGTCTTCGGCTCTGACTTCAGTCAAAGCAGCGACGGCGGAGGTCTTTTGGTTGACCAAAGTACCTAATCTGGCCTTACCCTTTACGATAGCGTATGGAACACCCATCTTCTTACACAAAGCTGGTAAGAAAACAACCAATTCAATTGGGTCGACATCGTTAGCGATCAAAACCAATTtggtcttcttgttttcgaTCAAGGAGACAACGTGGTTCAAACCGTACTTGATGGCGAATGGCTTTGGAGAAGCGTCTTGCTTGGATTTACCTTCAGCAATGGCGGCAGCTTCCTTGGTCAAtctttccttcttttcagcagcAGTTTCTGGTCTGTACTTGTTGAACAACTTGAAGGTTTCAGCAGCAGTGTTTCTGTCCAAAGTGTATTGGAATTGAGCAATGGTTGGAGGAACCTTTAATCTGATGGACaagatcttcttttgtctttgtAATCTGACATATTCTGGCCATTTGACGTATCTAGACAAGTTTCTCTTTGGTTGGACGGCTTGACCGATACCAAAGTTCTTTGGGGTGGAGTGAGTCAATGGGTTTCTAGTCTTGTTAGACTTGGTGGACTTAGCACCGAATGGAGCTGGAGCGACTTTCTTACCTGGAGCCATTTTTGTATGATTGTCTTTGATTGATTTTCTGCGGAAAGTGATATGCAAAATGTATTATGATAAGATTAGTTTCAATGGTGTGTAAATTGTTCCACCTTTATAAGCCAGTTATTATAAttatgcttttttttttcgttgcgtcgtttttggttttcaaaaCGGGGAAAAGattatgaaaaatatttagcGAGCGTTATGTTTGGGTTACACCCTTACATTTTATGTTTGCGGTCATACAAAAGTACATATAAAACATGATTGATAAGAAtatgaatttgaatttacATTAGAACATTAATACCAGGATAGTGATTGGTTTCCGTTATTACTTGATGTTTTCGAGGACCTGGTCGTGTTCTCCCTCGATGTCCTTGAGCCAGCCTTTGGATCTTTCAACGGCGACTTCCCAATACTTCCAGTGCTTTCTCCTTTCCGCATCGTCAGATTGGCTTGCGAATATCCTTAAGTTGGGATGAACATCCGGTGAGATCTGTTCGCTTTTTTCTATCCCATTGTAGAACACCCATTTCTTGACGTCGTGCAAGTCCCTCCATAATGGACGTGATTTTGGATCTTTGAATGCCATGTTGGCCGCGATGGCGGCCCCCAAAGCTGTACATTCCGCTGTTGGAGATCTTCTGACCTTGACACAGGGACCCAGGATGTCCGCTTGAATTTGCATAACTTCATTGGACCTCGACATCCCGCCGTCTACAGCCAGAACCGACAACGGTGTCTTTTCGTACGTGACATCGGaaatttcttccaaaaagtCTCTGTCCTTGGAACCTTCACCAAATGCGTCCGAACTCATTGCTCTTAAGATGGCTCTAGCTTGGAAGCAAACACCTTCCACGGCGGCCCTGGCAATGTGCGAAGCGGTCGTGAATTGGGACATCCCCATGATGGTGGCTCTAGCATCGGGGTCCCAGTAGGGAGCGAATAGACCGCTGAATGCTGGAACAAACACCACACCACCGGAGTCGGGTACTGTGGATGCGATGGGGCCCACATCTTCTGACTTGTCGATCAAACGTAAATTATCACGTAGCCATTGGACCACTGCGCCCGCCACTGCGACGGAGCCTTCCAGTGCGAAATGAGGCTCGCTCAATTCCGGCTTTTGGCCATCATGCTCTTGTAGGTTTGGAAACCAAAATGCCAGGGTGGTCAACGCACCATGCTGAGAGATTAGTTTCTTGGTCCCCGTGTTGTACAGCAAAAAGCAACCAGTACCGTAGGTACACTTGGCTGCACCGGGTTTGTAGGCGAGTTGGCCCACCATGGAGGCACTCTGGTCACCCAGGCAGCCTTGAATAGGCAAGTTGCTGTCGACTAAATCTTGCAGTAAGGTCTTTGGTAAGTCGTGCAGCTTGTCCATGATCCACTCGGGGATAGCGAAGTCTCCGTAGTATTGGGACGAGGACACAATTTCAGGCATGTGAATCAGATTGCGATCGATGCCCCAAAACTTTAACAGCTCGTCGTCGTATTTCAGAGTGGAAAGGTTCATGAACCCTGTTCTGGAGGCATTGGTCACGTCAGACACGAACGCCTTTTGCTTGGTCAGCTGATACAGCAACCATGTGTCCACCGTACCGAACATCAGgtcgttttctttgtaCGCCTTGGCACATAAAGGCTCGTTGTCCAAGAACCAACGTAGCTTGGAGCACGAAAAATACGTGGACAGTAGCGGCAAACCAGTCTTTTGTCTCAGCTGTAGTTGTCTTTCGACGCTGGTGTTCTGCCATTTGTCTCTGACAATCTGGATGGTCCTTGTGTCGTTCCAGACAATACCGTAGTTGACAATGGGCTCGCCTGTGCGACGGGACCACAGAATCGTAGTCTCTCTCATATTGGCCACGCCCATACAGGTTACTTTGTAGGGAGGCAGACCGTTGGCGATACGTTCGGTATTGATGGTCTGCAACGAGATCAAACTCGAGGCAAGGCACTGGACCACGTTCACTAGGATCTTCTGCGGGTGGCACTCGACCCAGCCCGGCTTGGGGAACTTCAGCGTGGGCTCGTTGTGGAAGTCCAGGTCCAGCTCCTCGATCTTGAGGAACTTGGTCTCCTGGATAGCGTAGCCCTCTGCGGAGAAGATGGGCTTGCCCTTGGCCTTGACGTCGCTGGCTTTTGGCGTTTCGCGGGCGGGGGCAGTGGAGGGCCTTCTGAGCCCAGAGACCCCGATTTTGCCCTTGGAGGCAGAAGTCGAGTATTCGATTTGGTGTTTTGAGACGTCCTGGCCCCATCTGTTGAACAGGATGCACCGGGACGAGGTGGTCCCAACGTCCACGCTGGCAATAAGCGGCACGTATTCGCTGTGTAAATCTTCCATTATTCTAGACATGCGGCTTTGTTCTTGCGTCAAGCTAGTGTAAAGGCGCTGGGGTGTTCGGAGTATATAACGCTTAGATGATGCTACAAGATGACAAAGGGAGGAATACATAGAACGCTAGTGCAGTTCTTGTCATGACGCAAACCTATATATAGTTCGAGCGCAGGCATCCCCCCACATTTTATTCCATTTTGCCGGTCTTAAAAATTTggttgtctttttctttttcatttccttttttttgccaatGCAGTCAGCCCCTCACTGCATTACTCCACACCCTTTAATCGATGGATGTACTCCAATGAGAAGAGAAGTATTACGGAAAGGCGTGTGCGGTGTTGGTGTGACTAATTAGTGACTATATTCTACATACGTTGTTTACTTGTGTTGCCACTTACCATgtgaaaaacaaaaacagtATACAGAGGGTGGTTATCGTGGCCAATACGACGGCGTTTTTCTTCCGCCTTGTGTTGATCTTCATGATGAGCTGGTTGACGCCCGGTATTCTTTGTAGAGTCTGCAGCACCCTGTTGTTCGCGGTGTTCAGGACGTTGCTTTGCGAGTGAAACTGCGACCGGGTCTCCCAGGCCTGGGAGATGAGGCGGTCTACGACGTTGTTGGACTGGTCAATCCGCCTTGTTTCGTTCTGGATATACTCGTCAGCGTCGGCGATGGGAGCGGGGGCATCTGTAGTGGAGTTAGCGATGTCGTTCTTCACGCTAAATAGCAGATTGAGCCTGTTGCGCTCCTGCTGGATGGAGGACCTGATGTTGCGGAAGCTCTTCCAGTGGTCCTGCAGGATCTCCTTGTGGCGCTGAAGCTGCGACAGCTTCGAGGCGGAGATCGCCGGGTTGGAGTCGCAGATCTTTGTCAGCGACTCGACCACGTCCTGTCTCTGGCCCAGGATGGCCTCCAGCTGCGTGTCTATTGCCTTCTCTTCCCCAGTCTGTTCTGAGCTGGTGGTCTGCGCGAACGTGGAGTACTTCGAGAGGAGAGACTCCGTCTGGGTCTCCAGCGAGATGGCCTTGCCCCTGATAGTTATGAAAGATGGTTGTGAGCTCATGTGGTGCGTCGGGTTGCGTGCGTGCGGGCTTCTCGATTGGGGGCCATACACGTCCTTATTGTAGTTTATTTTTCCCTGCtgtttttatctttttttttttcgtttttcttcgttttcaacAACGCCTGGAAAGAAACCGTACCAAATAGGCCACTTCATTGCGAGTTAAAGAAGACCAAAAAGACGACAACCGTCTTGGTCAAACAGGCTAGTGCGGGTCTTCCCCACTTCCATGCCTCTTTTGTGGCCGTATTTGCGCGCTTGTGAGTTCACGCAGAGAAGAGGCCCCCGTGCCCGTCGTAGCACAATCTTGATGGCGCTTTCTGCTCCATATCAGCAACCGTCACTGTAGAGCACCTGGATACCTCCGCCCATCTgatctctcttttttttaatgtgcaaaagtgtatatatatatgcaagAGGACGTTAAGATTCTTTCCCCCTTGCGCATTTTAGCCGCCGAAATATTCATTACCCGGTGCTGAGATATGCCGTTTTCCGGTGGCAAAAAAGCTCGCCTTCCAATATAAAGGTAAAAGTTACCATCTACAACCACATTCTTGTCTCTCTGTCCAGCACAAGCACACACCAGACAAGCCTCCACCACGTACAACACCATGTCCATTTCTGCCGATGAAGTGAAGGAGAAACAGCTCGTGGAAAAGGTCGAATTGCGCCTGGCGATTGCTGACTCCCCTCACAAGTTCGAAACCAACCTACACACCTTTTTGCCGCCGTTG from Saccharomyces eubayanus strain FM1318 chromosome VIII, whole genome shotgun sequence includes the following:
- the MUP3 gene encoding Mup3p, translating into MEPLLFTSGKADPSQDAFIDVEVGDISTKYGATNSGSFSSMDTMEAQAIKAETTRFLEVPQGRHLGVFSTVILFVSRIMGSGIFAVPSVMLLNTGGNKLIYFAIWIFSAMIAFAGLYLFLEFGSWIPKSGGRKNFLEHSFKKPRLLISVVFSCYSILTGYALTGSIVFGKYVLSAFGVTDDSWSKYVSISFIVLAVLIHGVSVRHGVFIQNALGGLKLLMIVLMCFAGLYTLIFYKATDQVAWELPITRTEQDSLLSVSSVATAFISAFFCFSGWDTVHTVTSEIKNPVKTLKVSGPLSLVICFVCYTMMNVAYLKVLTYEEIVNAGPLVGSVLFTKLFGPQIGGKFISFSIAISAASNILVVIYSVSRVNQEIFKEGYLPFSIHMSKNWPFDAPLPSISLCGFITIAWILILPKEGESFNYLVSMDGYGNQFFLLLVGVGLFVWRSKHKHETPQIRAPTFGVLAIIALSLYMLVAPFLADASLNRVGFLPPYQIMSLLVIFACFLFWFIKFFVLPKLYHYKLLPKITYLHDGLVVTKWVKKPYLY
- the VMR1 gene encoding putative ATP-binding cassette multidrug transporter VMR1 — its product is MVWDSAIIRSNDPFWDIDDFTRFGRAQLLNFYLPWAIIISIAVYEIYRCITSRNKKLPEPGLVNEYLYGSQQQEVGEEEDERLLQSHYAPVLYVDRKDNGEILKQRHFDITDIDVKKIDTKNHGGLTFKNPTTADHFRKLFEIVLVFLQVIGLSVLRVTNVNTELINRDISILLLLWLLLLSLTLRRLYRPTENHWNTCFAAYTVIWISTWFPLRSMYIGHINDTPTRIFYVFQFTIISILQLIMLTSPFKDNQLMIYTRDNSILPSKEHTSSILSLITWSWITDFIWHAQKYTIKLKDIWGLSMEEYSVFILKRFAKGNDMSTKNGLTVSLFKFFRCNLIVELVWIAVNSIVNLFPTILMKKFLEIVDDPGESVSSMNLAWLYIFAMFICRLTIAICNSQAQFIADKICLKIRTILIGEIYSKALRRKLFTAPKNNDDTTSVSANLGTIINLISIDSFKVSEISTYFFMTVQAIIMVLIVVGLLFKFLGISAFAGISIILMMFPLNFRLAELIGKFQKSALQCTDKRIAKLNECLQNIRIVKYFAWENNISKDIKLIRQNELRFLLQKSMVWALSSFLWFVTPTLVTGVTFAIYIFVQHQELNAPLAFTTLSLFTLLKTPLDQLSNMLSFMNQSKVSLDRIVKFINEDDTEKYNQLTVSPDENKIEFKNATLTWNENDTESTIFRLCDLNITFQIGKLNLILGSTGSGKSALLMGLLGELHLISGSITVPGLEPRHDLIPDHNGLTNSFAYCSQNAWLLNGTVKNNIIFNGAYDDVRYRKVIDACGLKRDLEILPAGDSTEIGEKGITLSGGQKQRISLARAVYSNAKHLLLDDCLSAVDSHTAVWIYENCITGPMMEKRTCILVTHNVSLTIRKAHFAVILENGKVKNQGAIKQLEKEGIFKEEIAQMPYKGNRAETSGNETSDLQESTSQKTKADTEDTEFGGDLIQKGQLVKDEQKSNGAISLDVYKWYLKYFGGWKALTALLTLYVITQVLFISQSWWIRYWVNDSKPHIETSGFSMNGLPLKRTVVDRIDPPKSKHTVLYYLGMYFGIGFIQALLGGTKTFATFFAGIQASRKIFDDMLDLVLHAKIRFFDVTPIGRIMNRFAKDIEGVDQELTPYLEVTMFCLIQCTSIIFLITIITPRFLIVAVVVFILYYFIGMWYLTASRELKRIDSITKSPIFQHFSETLVGVCTIRAFGDEKRFILENLDKIDQNNRAFFYLSVAVKWFAFRVDIIGAFIVLASGSFILININNIDSGLAGISLTYAILFTDGALWLVRLYSAFEMNMNSVERLKEYSSIEQENYFDYNKDHIQELQQSSWPEHGQIEVKNLSLRYALNLPPVIKNVSFTVEPQSKVGIVGRTGAGKSTIITALFRLLEPETGHIKIDGCDISQIDLVTLRRAITIIPQDPVLFTGTIKSNVDPYDEYDNKKIFKVLAQVNLISAGDIEAAQNMGENSITVRNKFINLQTEITEGGQNISQGERQLLFIARSLLREPKIILLDEATSSVDYESDNLIQGIIRNEFHKSTILTIAHRLRSVIDYDKVLVMDAGEVKEYDHPSNLLKNEQSIFYSMCRDSGDLELLKQLANQSRERSTQ
- the SBP1 gene encoding Sbp1p, with the translated sequence MSTEIEEATNAVNNLSINDSEQQPKVPTHKTVIDPEDTIFIGNVAHECTEDDLKQLFVEEFGVEVSVEIPVKEHTDGHIPASKHALVKFPSKIDFDDVKSKYDTNVVKDREIHIKRARTPGQMQRGGFRGGRGAFRGRAGFRGGFRGAFRGGARGRGNFRGRGGARGGFNGQKREKIPLDQMERSKDTLYVNNVPFKATKEEVAEFFGANADSISLPMRKMRDQHTGRIFTSDSANRGMAFVTFEGDNIDIEAKAEEFKGKVFDDRELTVDVAVVRPENEEEEVEQESGPEENQE